The following are from one region of the Paenibacillus bovis genome:
- a CDS encoding TetR/AcrR family transcriptional regulator encodes MSVKAQLLHIGLSHFARDGYEGASLSKLASEVGIKKPSIYAHFKNKEDLFLQVLSRAARALKHRLMRYMIAHRDQPPEQKLRDTLTFLQELYRSDDTVKFVIRMAYFSPENLREAVIPLIYNLLDVLESRLTRLIRHSMEKGELSLCISAETAAQAYMTCADGIIIEMLYGQSHRSVQRLNSTWPVYWRGIQAAAQ; translated from the coding sequence GTGAGTGTAAAAGCACAGCTGCTGCATATCGGATTGTCCCATTTTGCAAGGGATGGGTATGAAGGTGCCTCCTTGTCCAAGCTGGCATCCGAGGTTGGTATCAAAAAGCCATCTATCTACGCGCATTTCAAAAACAAGGAAGATTTGTTTCTTCAGGTGCTGAGCCGGGCAGCGCGAGCGTTGAAGCACCGGCTGATGCGTTATATGATCGCCCATCGCGATCAGCCGCCGGAGCAAAAGCTTCGCGATACGCTTACGTTTTTGCAGGAATTGTACCGCAGCGATGATACGGTCAAATTCGTGATTCGCATGGCTTACTTTTCTCCCGAAAATTTGCGGGAAGCTGTGATTCCGCTGATCTACAATCTGCTCGATGTACTGGAATCCCGACTGACCCGGCTGATTCGTCATAGTATGGAAAAGGGGGAACTGTCGCTTTGTATCTCTGCAGAGACGGCAGCGCAGGCTTATATGACCTGTGCAGACGGCATTATTATCGAAATGCTATATGGACAGTCCCACCGCTCGGTGCAGCGGCTCAATTCCACATGGCCGGTATACTGGCGCGGAATCCAGGCTGCAGCGCAATAA
- a CDS encoding DMT family transporter, with amino-acid sequence MNRNWLYVFIGGLIEVVWVSGLKHAETAGEWALTAAGIALSFYLIIKASNRLPVGTVYAVFTGIGTGGTVAAEMLIFGEPFQWTKLLLILLLMAGVIGLKLVTDNEGKTPAKAGEA; translated from the coding sequence ATGAATCGCAACTGGTTATATGTATTTATTGGCGGATTGATTGAAGTAGTATGGGTATCTGGGCTCAAGCATGCCGAGACCGCCGGCGAGTGGGCTCTTACAGCAGCAGGAATCGCGCTTAGTTTTTATCTGATTATCAAAGCCTCCAACCGGCTGCCGGTCGGTACGGTCTATGCGGTATTTACCGGTATCGGCACCGGGGGAACGGTAGCCGCCGAGATGCTGATCTTCGGGGAACCGTTCCAGTGGACCAAGCTGCTGCTGATTCTGCTGCTCATGGCAGGCGTGATCGGACTGAAGCTGGTTACCGATAACGAAGGCAAGACTCCGGCAAAGGCAGGTGAAGCGTAA
- a CDS encoding DMT family transporter: MYWLTLVIAGGFEVVGVITMNRLVRQKSVLNVLMMILAFAGSFSCLTYAMNGIAMGTAYAVWTGIGTVGGAIVGMLMYNEAKSGWRILFIAMIITSAVGLKLIS, from the coding sequence ATGTACTGGTTGACACTTGTTATTGCAGGAGGATTCGAAGTGGTCGGTGTGATTACGATGAACCGGCTGGTACGCCAGAAATCCGTATTGAATGTACTCATGATGATACTCGCATTTGCAGGCAGCTTTTCGTGTCTGACCTATGCGATGAACGGGATCGCCATGGGTACTGCTTATGCCGTATGGACAGGGATTGGTACGGTCGGGGGAGCAATTGTCGGCATGCTTATGTATAATGAAGCCAAAAGCGGCTGGCGCATTCTGTTTATCGCGATGATCATCACCTCGGCTGTAGGGCTGAAGCTGATCTCCTGA
- a CDS encoding 1-phosphofructokinase family hexose kinase, which yields MITTVTLNAALDIIYQIPSLQMNHVHRVPGLTLPGGKGVNAARVIRQLGEPVTAAGFAAGYNGQKMQHLLARAQVDCQFTEADGETRLAITILEQQEQTQTELIEPGPLVTAVQIEQLCRTLETLARQSDWVLFSGSLPQGCPEELYAQLIGIAHDCGARTALDSSGAALHHGIGAAPDLIKPNAQEACDWAGIATGGLPPSPEQLRQALTAMLDHGSTMATISLGADGAVAAERETGRFYRIRVPELQITSALGSGDAMAAGMVTAASRGGSFVDMLRLGSSCGSACALQPAAGMIDLDDVQRIGTQIQITPEA from the coding sequence ATGATTACAACGGTAACGCTTAATGCAGCACTGGATATCATTTACCAGATTCCTTCTTTGCAAATGAATCATGTACACCGGGTACCCGGACTGACACTGCCGGGCGGCAAAGGCGTCAATGCCGCGCGGGTGATTCGCCAGCTCGGAGAGCCGGTGACTGCAGCTGGCTTTGCGGCGGGTTATAACGGACAGAAAATGCAGCATCTGCTGGCAAGAGCACAGGTAGACTGCCAGTTCACGGAGGCCGATGGCGAGACCCGTCTGGCGATTACGATTCTGGAACAGCAGGAGCAGACACAGACCGAATTAATCGAGCCGGGTCCACTCGTTACGGCTGTACAGATCGAGCAGCTGTGCAGGACGCTGGAGACACTGGCACGTCAATCAGACTGGGTATTATTCTCCGGCAGCCTGCCGCAGGGATGCCCTGAAGAGCTGTATGCCCAGCTGATCGGGATCGCCCATGACTGCGGAGCACGAACCGCTCTCGACAGCAGCGGTGCAGCCTTGCATCATGGGATCGGAGCCGCACCTGATCTCATCAAGCCCAATGCCCAGGAAGCCTGCGATTGGGCGGGCATTGCGACAGGCGGACTGCCTCCTTCGCCGGAGCAGCTACGCCAGGCATTAACGGCTATGCTGGATCATGGCAGCACGATGGCGACGATCTCTCTGGGAGCAGATGGTGCCGTGGCTGCCGAACGGGAGACCGGTCGTTTTTATCGTATCCGGGTGCCGGAGCTGCAGATCACCAGTGCACTCGGGAGCGGTGATGCCATGGCTGCCGGGATGGTGACTGCAGCCAGCCGCGGCGGCTCTTTTGTCGATATGCTGCGTCTTGGTTCCTCCTGCGGCAGTGCCTGTGCGTTGCAGCCTGCAGCCGGCATGATTGATCTGGATGATGTACAACGAATTGGCACACAGATACAAATAACCCCTGAAGCCTGA
- a CDS encoding TorD/DmsD family molecular chaperone, whose translation MTVKMETCMKTDWLYSRVMTYRLLSEMLQRRPTLSKLIEWRKEAGRIRILSGQSNPLISMLENIPLTNIIQYAYDECVQYDQLFTEQRLPHHPRASEYLLSAQERWSYEATLNSIYARAGIAFKKMDQETDDHIGIELEFMSLLAERMAENESNRLELHAAIKAQADFLENYMLPWVPAFCRELDAAADHTLYQTWAETVSAYLNEDLHNLRVYAAEQQLFR comes from the coding sequence ATGACAGTAAAGATGGAAACATGCATGAAGACAGATTGGTTGTACAGCCGGGTCATGACCTACCGTTTGCTGAGCGAAATGCTGCAGCGGCGTCCTACGCTATCCAAGCTGATTGAATGGCGCAAGGAAGCCGGACGCATCCGGATTCTATCCGGACAGAGCAATCCGCTGATTAGCATGCTTGAGAATATACCCCTGACCAATATTATTCAATATGCCTATGATGAGTGTGTGCAGTATGACCAGCTGTTCACCGAACAGCGGCTGCCGCATCATCCGCGCGCATCGGAATATCTGCTCAGTGCGCAGGAGCGCTGGAGCTATGAAGCTACGCTGAATTCTATTTATGCACGGGCAGGTATTGCTTTTAAAAAGATGGATCAGGAAACGGATGATCATATCGGCATTGAACTGGAATTTATGTCATTGCTGGCAGAGCGCATGGCCGAGAACGAAAGCAATAGACTGGAGCTGCATGCGGCAATCAAGGCACAGGCGGATTTCCTGGAAAACTATATGCTGCCATGGGTACCGGCATTCTGCCGCGAATTGGATGCCGCAGCCGATCATACGCTGTATCAGACCTGGGCGGAGACCGTATCTGCTTATCTGAATGAAGATCTGCATAATCTGCGTGTGTACGCCGCCGAGCAGCAGCTATTCCGCTAA
- the mobA gene encoding molybdenum cofactor guanylyltransferase, producing MKRKERKYSDTAGIILAGGQSRRMGTDKALLKIGNSYVIQRVVSALEPCVSQLGLAAPADRNYDFLQLPIAEDSFPGQGPLSGLYAGMNSLDAQWYVLSACDLPFASTRLLEIMLEHVHSVAGEDVPVQIVLPTYEGRHHPLYAVYHRSVYASLETALHSKQLRVMDWLQQHQVAELSLEQLLAQRSESNGDDLSPWCLHNMNDPASYQLALQQMDSDRELY from the coding sequence ATGAAGCGAAAAGAAAGGAAGTATAGCGATACTGCCGGCATTATTCTGGCTGGTGGACAATCGCGACGTATGGGCACGGACAAAGCCCTGCTGAAAATCGGGAACAGCTATGTGATCCAGCGCGTAGTGTCGGCACTGGAGCCATGCGTATCACAGCTTGGTCTGGCAGCACCTGCAGATCGCAATTATGACTTTTTGCAGCTGCCAATTGCCGAAGATTCATTTCCGGGTCAGGGACCTTTGTCGGGACTGTATGCAGGTATGAACAGTCTGGATGCGCAGTGGTATGTGCTCAGTGCCTGCGATTTGCCTTTTGCCAGTACACGGCTGCTGGAGATCATGCTGGAGCATGTTCATTCGGTAGCTGGAGAAGATGTGCCGGTACAGATCGTTCTGCCTACTTACGAAGGACGCCACCATCCGCTGTATGCCGTATACCATCGCAGTGTGTATGCCTCGCTGGAGACTGCGCTTCACAGCAAACAGCTCAGGGTGATGGACTGGCTGCAACAGCATCAGGTTGCCGAACTGTCGCTGGAGCAATTGCTTGCACAGCGCAGCGAATCGAATGGGGATGATCTGTCTCCCTGGTGCCTGCACAATATGAATGATCCTGCATCCTATCAGCTCGCTCTGCAGCAGATGGATAGCGATAGGGAGCTTTATTAA